One Thermodesulfovibrionia bacterium DNA window includes the following coding sequences:
- a CDS encoding NAD(P)/FAD-dependent oxidoreductase, with translation MLRLTELKLPFDHPKGEIRDAVIKRLRIPAVDLTNYAIFRRGVDARKSPAIFFVYTLDIEARNEAEILERFKKDLHIKTAPDISYHFVAQAPETLTSRPVIIGMGPAGLFAGLILAQSGFRPLILERGKAVRERTKDTFGLWRKGILHPESNVQFGEGGAGTFSDGKLHTQIRDPKHYGRKVLEEFVKAGAPAEILYVSKPHIGTFRLVGIVEKMRAEIQSLGGEIRFESHVDDIKINNGKVQGVTLASGEDIATDHLILAIGHSARDTFEMIHRHGIYIEPKPFSIGLRIEHPQSLIDRSRHGKSADNPLLGAADYKLVYHAANGRSVYTFCMCPGGKVVAAASEPGRVVTNGMSQYSRSDSNANSAIVVGISPEDYPNGPLAGMEFQRYWESRAYELGGKNYHAPAQLVSDFLAGRPSTKLGMVQPSYAPGVQLCDLSTALPDYAVAAIREALPAFAKQINGFDLADAVLTGVETRTSSPIRIKRNDDDLQSINTKGLYPAGEGAGYAGGILSSAVDGIKVAEAVALSMMG, from the coding sequence ATGCTAAGACTGACTGAACTCAAACTTCCGTTCGATCATCCTAAAGGAGAGATAAGAGATGCTGTTATCAAGAGGCTCCGTATCCCTGCTGTTGATCTTACAAACTACGCTATATTCAGACGCGGGGTTGATGCTCGCAAATCACCGGCTATCTTTTTTGTATATACGCTTGATATTGAAGCGCGCAATGAGGCTGAGATACTTGAGCGGTTCAAAAAAGATTTACATATCAAAACCGCACCTGACATCAGCTATCATTTTGTCGCGCAAGCTCCTGAAACACTCACATCACGGCCGGTCATTATCGGCATGGGGCCTGCCGGGCTATTCGCAGGGCTGATACTCGCGCAGTCAGGATTTCGCCCGCTGATACTGGAGCGCGGCAAGGCTGTGCGCGAGCGAACCAAAGACACATTCGGCCTCTGGCGCAAGGGCATACTTCATCCTGAATCAAATGTGCAGTTCGGCGAAGGCGGCGCAGGCACATTTTCAGACGGCAAGCTGCATACCCAGATCAGAGACCCGAAGCATTACGGCAGAAAAGTGTTAGAGGAATTTGTTAAGGCAGGCGCGCCGGCTGAGATACTTTATGTCAGCAAGCCGCACATCGGCACATTCCGGCTGGTCGGCATAGTGGAGAAGATGCGCGCTGAGATACAATCCTTGGGCGGAGAGATACGGTTTGAAAGCCATGTGGATGACATTAAGATAAATAACGGAAAGGTGCAAGGCGTGACGCTGGCAAGCGGTGAAGATATCGCAACTGATCATCTCATCCTCGCGATCGGCCACAGCGCGCGTGATACCTTTGAGATGATACATAGGCATGGCATTTATATCGAGCCTAAACCTTTTTCTATCGGCCTCCGCATCGAGCATCCGCAGTCGCTCATCGACCGCAGCCGTCATGGCAAGAGCGCGGACAACCCGCTTCTCGGCGCGGCTGATTATAAACTGGTATATCACGCTGCTAACGGCCGCTCGGTCTACACATTCTGCATGTGTCCCGGCGGTAAGGTGGTTGCAGCAGCATCTGAACCCGGGCGTGTTGTGACGAACGGCATGAGCCAGTATTCGCGCAGTGACAGCAACGCCAACAGCGCTATCGTGGTTGGCATCTCACCGGAAGACTATCCAAATGGCCCGCTCGCAGGCATGGAGTTTCAGCGTTACTGGGAGTCGCGCGCTTATGAACTTGGCGGAAAAAATTATCATGCGCCAGCGCAGCTCGTAAGTGATTTTCTAGCAGGCAGGCCTTCGACTAAATTAGGCATGGTGCAGCCCTCTTATGCGCCCGGTGTGCAACTGTGCGACCTCAGCACAGCCTTGCCGGATTATGCTGTTGCTGCGATACGCGAAGCTCTGCCTGCCTTTGCAAAACAGATAAATGGATTTGATCTTGCCGATGCCGTGCTGACCGGGGTTGAGACGCGCACCTCTTCACCGATACGCATCAAACGCAACGATGATGACCTGCAAAGTATAAATACCAAAGGCTTATATCCCGCAGGAGAAGGCGCAGGCTATGCAGGCGGGATACTCTCTTCTGCCGTTGATGGGATCAAGGTTGCAGAGGCAGTTGCCTTGAGCATGATGGGCTGA
- a CDS encoding class I SAM-dependent methyltransferase produces the protein MGIDSGKIFLEDVYKTHHEKGKRYGYLYCHGERGIYLKDWIGEGKVVLDLGCRDGELTKYFTKGNTVTGVDIDRKALDIAKSKIGIETLWLDLNAEFPFEKESFDVVVACEIVEHIYYTKPFIEKILAVLKNGGMFIGSVPNSKRMRNRYKFLIGKDFDSDPTHVHMFYPEKLRKLLTPYFRDILIIPLGGKILPFLKVSKNTPCSLNMLFGRDLLFKAIK, from the coding sequence ATGGGTATTGATTCAGGTAAGATTTTTTTAGAAGATGTATACAAAACTCATCATGAGAAAGGGAAAAGATATGGATATTTATATTGCCATGGTGAGAGAGGCATATACTTAAAAGACTGGATTGGCGAGGGAAAGGTTGTTTTGGATTTAGGATGCAGAGACGGCGAGTTAACAAAATATTTCACAAAAGGCAATACTGTAACAGGCGTGGACATTGACAGGAAGGCACTGGATATTGCGAAGAGCAAGATCGGGATTGAAACTTTATGGCTGGACTTAAACGCCGAATTTCCCTTTGAGAAAGAATCATTTGATGTTGTAGTAGCTTGTGAAATAGTCGAGCATATTTATTACACAAAACCATTTATTGAGAAAATATTAGCTGTTTTAAAAAATGGCGGGATGTTTATAGGTTCTGTTCCAAACAGCAAAAGGATGAGGAATAGGTATAAGTTCCTTATCGGGAAAGACTTTGACAGCGACCCAACGCATGTTCACATGTTTTACCCTGAGAAATTAAGGAAATTATTAACACCCTATTTTAGAGATATTTTAATAATTCCTTTGGGAGGGAAAATCCTGCCGTTTCTCAAAGTATCAAAGAATACCCCGTGTTCTCTGAATATGCTCTTTGGCAGAGATTTACTATTCAAAGCCATCAAGTAA
- a CDS encoding dehydrogenase codes for MDLILNKLRIPVEKDGIDEYIKAASEKLGLSESSINLTKILSKSLDASSKEAFYYELSIVVNLPESFDNKKNFPLFTETITPDKNPITIKESPIIIGFGPAGIFAALELIEHGIKPLIFERGKMIEERSIDVQTFIKERKLDPESNIQFGEGGAGSYSDGKLFARLRNSHSANKVLDTFIKFGAPEEIGYIRKPHLGTDVLCRIVKSIRNYILERGGEIHYGAKMTDLLITDGKASGVVINGDTEYHSSMIFIALGHSARDTFEMIYKKGVTMEQKQIFVGTRIEHPVEIINLMRYGDKYKDYPKIGAALYSLNYTDKKTGRGVYTFCMCPGGEVVNASSEDGMLVVNGMSYANRSSAFSNSAIVATCHTTDYGSAHPLAGLEFQKDIERKAFAAGGGDWKVPAQNLMDFLCGRSSASLNKTSYKMGAESVPMNTILPGFINEALLTAFNHWKEDYPLFVSGHAILLGAETRTSSPVRIMRNEKYESVNIKNLYPIGEGAGYAGGITSSAADAIKAVEFSLKAYS; via the coding sequence TTGGATCTAATATTAAACAAGTTACGGATACCTGTTGAAAAAGACGGGATTGATGAATATATAAAAGCAGCTTCAGAAAAACTTGGGCTAAGTGAAAGCAGTATAAATCTCACTAAGATACTGAGCAAGTCACTTGATGCGAGCAGCAAAGAAGCGTTCTACTACGAACTGTCAATTGTTGTAAATCTTCCTGAAAGCTTCGACAACAAAAAAAACTTCCCTCTATTCACTGAGACGATAACGCCTGACAAAAACCCGATCACCATCAAAGAGAGTCCTATCATAATAGGCTTCGGCCCTGCAGGAATCTTCGCTGCGCTTGAGCTTATTGAGCATGGGATAAAACCCCTGATATTTGAAAGAGGCAAGATGATAGAAGAACGCTCGATTGATGTTCAGACGTTTATTAAAGAGAGGAAGCTTGACCCTGAATCCAATATCCAGTTCGGCGAAGGCGGCGCAGGTTCATACTCTGACGGAAAGCTCTTTGCCAGGTTAAGGAACTCGCATTCAGCAAACAAGGTGCTTGATACCTTCATTAAATTCGGCGCGCCTGAAGAGATAGGCTACATCCGCAAGCCTCATCTTGGTACGGACGTCTTGTGCAGGATCGTGAAGAGCATAAGGAACTATATTCTGGAAAGAGGCGGGGAGATACACTATGGGGCAAAGATGACCGACTTACTTATCACAGACGGTAAGGCATCAGGCGTAGTGATAAACGGTGACACAGAATATCATTCTTCAATGATATTCATTGCGCTCGGGCATTCAGCGCGTGATACATTTGAGATGATCTACAAAAAAGGTGTCACCATGGAGCAGAAACAGATATTCGTCGGCACAAGAATAGAGCATCCTGTTGAGATCATAAACCTCATGAGATATGGAGATAAATATAAGGACTATCCGAAGATTGGAGCAGCGCTTTATTCTCTAAACTACACCGACAAAAAAACAGGAAGGGGCGTCTACACATTCTGCATGTGCCCCGGAGGCGAGGTGGTGAATGCCTCATCTGAAGACGGCATGCTCGTTGTCAACGGCATGAGCTACGCAAACAGATCATCAGCATTCTCAAATTCAGCGATAGTTGCAACCTGCCATACGACTGATTACGGATCAGCCCATCCATTGGCAGGGCTTGAGTTCCAGAAAGATATCGAGCGAAAGGCGTTTGCTGCAGGCGGCGGAGATTGGAAGGTTCCTGCGCAGAATCTGATGGATTTTTTATGCGGCAGAAGCTCTGCCAGCCTGAATAAAACTTCCTACAAGATGGGCGCTGAATCCGTCCCCATGAATACAATTCTGCCCGGCTTTATAAACGAAGCGCTTTTAACCGCATTCAATCACTGGAAAGAAGATTATCCATTGTTTGTCTCAGGCCATGCGATACTCTTAGGAGCAGAAACAAGAACTTCCTCACCCGTAAGAATTATGCGCAATGAAAAATATGAGTCAGTAAATATAAAGAACCTCTATCCTATCGGCGAAGGCGCTGGCTACGCAGGCGGCATAACGAGCTCGGCAGCTGATGCGATAAAGGCTGTTGAGTTCAGCTTGAAGGCATATTCATAG